The DNA window ctcgtggtctctaagcagcccagcttttgagaaggcaaacgcctcttcgatttctgagcaggcgcctcttcgatgtctgaagctccgtcgagtgcagctttttataggggctggcattaagttccaaagcacacttgaatctccaccagtagaagctccattcttgcacttctaagatcttgatttgtccgacctcttctctcttcaatacctttgaaaatgtctggcccctccgaccgtcgttttgacttgaaccttgttgaagaggcagccccgtcttctccagacaacatatggcgcccatccttcgtctcccctactggtcctcttaccgttggggattccgtgatgaagaatgatatgaccgctgcggtggtggccaggaaccttctcactcccaaagataacagactactttccaaacggtctgatgagttagctgttaaggattcactggctctcagtgttcagtgtgcaggttctgtgtctaatatggcccaacgcctatttgctcgaacccgccaagttgaatcattggcggccgaagtgatgagtctcaaacaggagattaaagggctcaagcatgagaataaacagttgcaccggctcgcacatgactatgctacaaacatgaagaggaagcttgaccagatgaaggaaactgatggtcaggttttacttgatcatcagagatttgtgggtttgttccaaaggcatttattgccttcgtcttctggggctgtaccgcgtaatgaagctccaaatgatcaacctctgatgcctcctccttctagggttttgtccagtactgaggctccgaatgatccccctccgatgccttctctttctggggctctaccgactgctgagacttctcctaagcaacctttgtgaaggctccatcttgtttgtttattctgactcatgtatatgtacatatttgtagcttatcggggatatcaataaataagttttccttcatttcaacgtattgtgttaaatacaccaaagccttcttcgctaagttctttgaattttcttttgttgaagcttgtatgttgacgctttctgagtggagcatgtaggttggggtagtgttcccttaatttttcgagtgaggaaaacttctcggttggagacttggaaaatccaagtcactgagtgggatcggctatatgaatcttagaacgccattgtgctcggtcctgtgtcatgtccttcgttagatccaagtactctaagtcttttcttagagtctcttccaaagttttcctaggtcttcctctaccccttcggccctgaacctctgtcccatagtcgcatcttctaatcggagcgtcagtaggccttctttgcacatgtccaaaccaccgtaaccgattttctctcatctttccttcaatttcggctactcctactttaccccggatatcctcattcctaatcttatcctttctcgtgtgcccacacatccaacgaagcatcctcatctccgctacacccattttgtgtacgtgttgatgcttcaccgcccaacattctgtgccatacagcatcgccggccttattgtcgtcctataaaattttcccttgagcttcagtggcatacggcggtcacacaacacgccagatgcactcttccacttcatccatccagcttgtattctatggttgagatctccatctaattctccgttcttttgcaagatagatcctaggtaacgaaaacggtcgctctttggtatttcttgatctccgatcctcacccctaactcgttttggcctccatctgcactgaacttgcactccatatattctgtctttgatcggcttaggcgaagacctttagattccaacacttctctccaaaggttaagctttgcatttaccccttcctgagtttcatctatcaacactagatcgtctgcgaaaagcatacaccaaggaatatcatcttgaatatgtcatgttaactcatccattaccaacgcaaaaaggtaaggacttaaggatgagccttgatgtaatcctacagttatgggaaagctttcggtttgtccttcatgagttcttacggcagtctttgctccttcatacatatcctttatagcttggatatatgctactcgtactcctttcttctctaagatcctccaaagaatgtctcttgggaccctatcatacgctttttccaaatctataaagaccatgtgtaaatcctttttcccatctctatatctttccatcaatcttcgtaaaagatagattgcctccatggttgagcgccctggcatgaacccgaattggttgtccgaaacccgtgtctcttgcctcaatctatgctcaatgactctctcccagagcttcattgtatgactcattaacttaatacccctatagttcatgcaattttgtacgtcgcccttattcttgtagataggcaccaaagtgctcattcgccactcatttggcatcttcttcgttttcaaaatcctattgaaaaggtcagtgagccatgttatacctgtctctcccaaaactttccacacttcgattggtatatcgtctgggcctattgcttttctatgcttcatcttcttcaaagctacaaccacttcttccttccggattcgacgataaaaagagtagtttctacactcttctgagttactcaactcccctaaagaagcactcatttcatgtccttcattgaaaagattatgaaaataacctctccatctgtctttaaccgcgttctctgtagcaagaacctttccatcctcatccttgatgcacctcacttggtttaggtcccttgtcttcttttcccttgctctagctagtttatagatatccaactctccttctttggtatctagtcgtttatacatatcgtcgtaagccgctaacttagcttctctgaccgctttcttcgcctcttgcttcgcttttctatacctttcaccattttcatcggtcctctccttgtataaggctttacaacattccttcttagccttcacctttgtttgtacctcctcattccaccaccaagattccttttggtgtggggcaaagcccttggactctcctaatacctcttttgctacttttcggatacaactagccatggaatcccacatttggctagcttccccctctctatcccacacacattgggtgattaccttctctttgaaaatggcttgtttttcttcttttagattccaccatctagtccttgggcacttccaagtcttgttcttttgtctccctcttttgatatgtacatccatcaccaacaagcgatgttgattagccacgctctctcctggtataactttgcaatccttacaagttatacgatcccctttcctcattagaagaaaatctatttgtgtttttgacgacccactcttgtaggtgatcacatgttcttctctcttcttaaagaaagtgttggctaagaagagatcatatgccattgcaaaatccaagatagcttccccatcctcgtttctctccccaaaaccatggccaccatgaaaacctccatagttgcctgtctccctgcccacgtgtccatttagatctcctcctataaataacttctccgtctgagcaattccttgcaccaagtctccaaggtcttcccaaaatttctccttcgaactcgtatccaaccctacttgaggtgcgtacgcactaatcacattgataagttcttgtcctattacaatcttgattgccatgattctatctcctaccctcttgacatctacaacatcttgtgtcaaggtcttgtccacgatgatgccaacaccgtttctcgttctatttgtgcccgaataccaaagtttaaaccctgagttttctagatcctttgccttactaccaacccacttagtttcttgtaggcacataatatttatctttctcctcaccataacttccactacttccatagattttcccgttaaggttcctatattccacgttcctaaacgcattttgctctcttgaactctacccttctgtcctagcttcttcaccctcccccgtctaataggatcaaagtacttcttttgtgtgtcccgtgtaaagttgataggagcatatgctcccaaacaactttgagtggagtcgttcgaaaagaagtttctacggcccccttgctcatttaacactgcatccgggtgccgatggagatacaacgacccttgctcacttatcactgtgctcgggccacacagcgcgccacttacgggtgacgccctagctttagcgcgattttgttctggattcattttcataaggattcgatgtgatcatggagtgccagctgtcgactacctgacgccttCCCCCTCCTactcaaaaaaaattataattcttAAAAACAACTTGGATGAACTtctttcaagaacaattttttttacaacccaaaaacttgtttggtatctAACCTGGAAACTATTTTAAATCTTCAAGGATTTAGGCCATGTAACccaaaaacttgtttgtacaaaaCTATTAGGTGGCAATGGCCGAGGGAGGATATTAAGCTTGGGTCGGAATCCGAGAAGCAACCCGGAAAATACTCACCAAGACCCAATATCTTGACGACTTGATTTGGAACTCTCAATTTCACACTTCATACTATGAAGTCATGTTGTCTTCAAATGGGTTTTGTTCACACATATGGTGGTGGGTTGCTAATTTCAAATGCTGCCATTGAAATTGACCAAATTGAGTTTGAAATAAAGCTTTGGTAATGGCGGAGAGGTGAGGTTGGGGCTTGCGGGTGATTAGAGTGAGAGGACGGTGGGTAAGGGATGGTGGGAAGGAAATATCTCAATCATTGGAAAGATCCATGTCATGGTCGCTGGAACATCTATCTCAGTCGCTGGAAACATATCTCTCATCGCCGCCAGTTACTCTCAGTTGATGTTTGGTGacgcaaagaagaagaaaaaaacagtaaaaacaGACTTTTGTTGTTCTCAGATTTTAGGCTAGTTTTTGAGTTATTTTTTAGTTCAAGTTTTGCAAAACAGGCTTACCAAACAAAGTTTTGAGTTGTGAATTGAGAAACAGTTTTTGAATTAAAAACCTTTAACTCAAATAGAATACCAAACAAGCTCTAAATAATGCAGCTTTTTGGTGTAGCTCTGTGGGCAGCCGCAACATAAGAAGGTATACCCCAACGTCCTCAAAAATCCAAGTAAAGTTTATTCGATCCCAGTTTCGCAGACAAGACTTGTGGCAAACAGCGTCAGGAGAGTACATGTGTGATTCATGCCAAATGCACCAACAAGAGTCTTAACACCACCCGTGAGGCGAACAAAACACGGCCGTGTTTCGGAGCATTTTAGATAAGAAAACATATGTTGGCACAGGGATAGGATGACTTCGCACGCGGCACCTAAACTACTTACGTCCggaacaaaaacaaactaacaTAAGTATGATGAGATATGCTAGCGTTAGTTGTTAGTTGTCCATGCTCGTACATGACTATAAACCATTGATTAGCATCGCCTTCACTTCCACAGCAATCAATGGTTACCACGAGGAGTAGCAAACCCAAAAGGATCATAAAACGTATGATAGTTGTCCACATAGTCTAATAACTTCacacaaaaaagtttaaaacaGAGGGTAGGGAATTTCACACATTTTCTCCAGGAAAATAAAGGAATGAGCGGGAAAGGAGAGAGGATGCTCAAGAAGATAAACCtaaatgaaaaatcaactaATATATAATTGACTTCCCAAAGTATGAGGATCTACCATTCACACCCAAATCACAAGTActtataaaataatgataatagaAAGCGATACAAACACAAGTAACATAGTTGTGACAAATCAGTTTTTCTCCCCAGCGTAGTGGTTGCGTTTGCCTTAAACATTTACCCATCGCATCATGTTCGACAGAGTTTTCCTAAGAACCGCAACACGCTGATTTTTGGGCAGCTTGAGCAGCCCCAGCTCCCTGGTCTGgttggttaattttgattgtcTGAGGCTGCCAAAATCCAACAAAAGTAACCTCAGTATATCATCAGAGCACGAGATGACAGATTGGGTTTAATCAAACAATCGCCAACCAGCTCTAGTTGGTAGCAAAGACTTGATAATGAAAAAAACAATTCGGCACTTTAGAGGGTGACTGACTTCCAACTGATATATGCACCCACTACACACTTTCATTTAATTCTTGAACACAAAGAGTTTCTTTGAGCCAGAAAAGGCACTCTTTTCCATTTAGTTATTAAAAAGAAAGCATTTCTAGAGATAAAAAATGGATACCATATATTTCAAGTATTAAATTAAAAAGATCACATAAGTACCAATAATTTAGTTATAGAAAGGAAATCTAGCTACGTACGTATCAGGAGAAATGTAGTAATATAAGTGACATGGACATTATACCTCAGCCCTCGAGTCAGTATCGGCAAGTCTTTGCTTGATATCCCTAGCTATTGAAAAGAAGACCTCTTCCacattcaaatttgtctttgcaCTCTGTAATTCACAATATCTTTTCAGGAAAATGGGAAAAAACCAAACTACATTGTAAGTAAGAAGACACCATGAGAAACTCACGGTCTCAAAGAATTTGATGCCATATTCGTCAGCAAGGGCTTGACCCTTCGAAGTGGGGACAGCCTGAAAGAGGTCACTTTCGTCAAGACAAGATTGAAGAACCCTGAATCACACTCAAGAAACATACAAAGAAGGGATTGGAACAAACCCTTTTGCTTTCATCCATGTCAGCCTTGTTACCCACAAGGATCTTGTTGACATTGTCAGAAGCATGCTGTTCTATGTTTCGAATCCAATTCCTAATGTCTGAATACAGATAAAAATATAGCTTGATTACCATGTATATGTAATAACCATAACACGTAAAAAATAGACCATAAAAAATCACATATAATTCCAACAGTCCAAGTGTACAACCCCAATATCAAGAGAAATATACCgtcttttttcatattttttggaAAAGGAGAAATATACTGTCATCAACAGAGATCTAGAAAGCTAGGGAACGGACAAATGATGAATATATGCATAGGGTGATGTAAGTGATGAAGAAGTTACTGTTAAACGATGACTCGTCAGTGACATCATACACGAGCAAAATACCCATGGCTCCACGGTAGTAAGCTGCAGAGACAGAATACAAGGTTATCAAAATTCTTAGGAAATGAAGGCAAGATTCCAAAAACTATCAATCTAAAAGGTAATATGAGATCTCAGCACAATTAACAGCTTTAGATGTATTTTGGAGCCACACTCAAAAAGGCGACCAAATATTATGACTTCATAAACTAAATGTGCTGAAACCCAGTTAAACTAAATGTGCTGAAACCCAGTTCCAACTCTGACCACTTAATGTGCCCACCGGCCTGACCCACAAAAGTtgaaaactgagagaaaataAGGCCTGCAACTGAACTGGCCCTAGTCATCAGGTTTACATAATTCTTCCATGCACGTCTCACAACTGTAACAAGAAGGCAACAGAGAAGCTCTGGAATTATACAAGACCCTCCACATTCAGATTGCCGCAAGCCAGCAACATAGAAAATATGGAAATATCTTAAGTTTAGACCAAACACCAGCTTATCCAGAGTATTAAGTTTCTTGCTAGTGGTTTGACTCCACTAATCCCAATGGAGTCAAACCAAAAATAGTATCACTATAAACGTACAACACTACAGTGACACCATGCCCCTTTTTTGACAGGAGACTATAGTAGTAACAGCTTCCAACCTACTCTTTAACGCTGAACTTGATCAAATTTACAGCTCCAAATTGAATTTCGGAACCAAATACAAGCCCTGCTGAGCTTGAAGACATTGGGTTGTTCTAACTTAAAAACATTAAGATCCAATTTCGGTTAATACATGCTCCTTCATGAAGA is part of the Malus domestica chromosome 12, GDT2T_hap1 genome and encodes:
- the LOC103450196 gene encoding ras-related protein RABE1a-like gives rise to the protein MAAPPARARADYDYLIKLLLIGDSGVGKSCLLLRFSDGSFTTSFITTIGIDFKIRTIELDGKRIKLQIWDTAGQERFRTITTAYYRGAMGILLVYDVTDESSFNNIRNWIRNIEQHASDNVNKILVGNKADMDESKRAVPTSKGQALADEYGIKFFETSAKTNLNVEEVFFSIARDIKQRLADTDSRAEPQTIKINQPDQGAGAAQAAQKSACCGS